GTTTCATTATTTAAACAGTAAGAATTATCATGTTTTATTACTGATAGTTCGTCTAGCacacttttattatatttcacatctgtgttttccatatttttaccAGTTACGGGTgcaatattattgattttatttgcaaaatcttcGTAAATACCTTTCCAAGTATCTAAATGGTTATTCACGTTAAAGTGTTCATTATCATCCATGTAAATATCAGAATCATTACCATTTCTGccttctttattattattgatatgcTGTTCTGTAATTGCCTCAGTATTTTTGGCATAATCATCGAAAATACTCTGCCAATTTccaaaattatcaatatcaccTAGAGTGTTCAAATCATTTTCTAAATTTGCACCTTCTATGTCTATTTCTATATCGTATTTAGTATTGACATCTATAGGTTCATTTTGTTTGCAAACATTATCAAGAATTTCATCGAATTCTTGCAAACAGGTTAAAGTTTCTACTGTAGAAATATTGCTAACTGTGTTTTCGTTGCCTATGGTCAATTCAGTTGGATTCTTTTTCTTAGGTatgatattttcatttatttcattttcaaagtttattttttgttcacaTTCAGTTTTCTGCTTGGAATTCATTGAATTGAACCTGTCAGTTATATTGCTCATCTAAAACGATATCAAAATACGATAGAAACCTATACATTATGACATACAATACCAACAATAAACTTATTACTTAGTTAAAGTCGCGACAGTTAGCGCGGGGGTCGAGCTGGTGTACGGGGCGTTTTCTTCCCGATTGCTATTTCAACCTGTCACGTACAGTATATATCAAGAGGTACCTACGTCGATAGGTACGGAAAATCTCAGTTGTGATTGGccgaatttatggtattcttgttgcaacaatacattgtagccaatagtgagcgagtgtcggccaatcaAAAGTGATTGCGATCCTCACACTGTATCACTAGCTGTTGCTACTTTACCGTACCTAATCGAGACCctgcataatttatttatttatttatttatttatttacatctaattgaacggcagagccacttacacgaactagatgattaattattatacaaatacaaaaagaaaagaataatattatatttcttgatCTAAGCTTTTACCCCGTGTGTTGCAATGCGACTTGCGCGGCACATATTGTAAGTTGATGGTACTATGCCAGAAATTTTCATGCAAGTCCCAACTCCCAACAATAACTATAGGTACAAAGTTTCAATTCAATCGGATGAGCGATATTCGAACGTATAATACGTAGGTAGTGAACGAACAGATACAACCacattaattacttattacacTCAAAAAACTTGCCATTCGATAAGTCAGCTAGGTTTGAACTCATAAAGCACAATAAATAACTCATTCTTAAGCTTTTTTCATAATTGTAATATAGATTATACCTAACTAGttgagtaggtataaataaaaaaaatattaagtaaataaaatcttGTTCTCACCATGTTGCCTTGATATTCTAACTTTTAATATCTAATGCATCTaatagttttataattttgattCACGTAAGTACGCGTAGTAACTCAATACTAATATTCTAGTATTCTAATACAAAAGAAGGCAAATCACCTTgtagttattatttaattttcactcatagtcataaaataaaaatgctaaaaatgtttaatttctACAAACTtaatacaaatttaacaattaaattatttttttttttttttttcttctcgtctggcacaattaaattaaatatcaaataaaggcgggaaatgtttttttttttctaaaaaaaaaggcAATGGCAAGATGCAGACACCATAGACAGATGGACTTCAAATAAGGTGGGTAACATTGGTGTACaatatctatattaatataataaacaaaattgaagtgtcgtgtctgtttgaacaggctaatcttcggaatggctaaatctattttgacgggactttcacagtagaggattaaccaaggagtaacataggctacttttttaaccgagtttaaaaaatggagttgtgtttttctacctatgtacactgatatctccgagatttctgaacgatttaaaaacaatacacaaattgtattgtttttaaatcgttaagggaactttgcgacattgttccataaaaaatttggattccaactcctcaaacctgatgctgcaggggatctgaccaatccacgcgggcgaagctacgggcatcctctagtactacaTATTACTGTGATAATTACATCAAGATTTGATGGGGTCATATGCAGTTTTAACAATTTACCAGTTACGTAGACGTAAAAAAGTTAAATAGTCatattcgtttttttttctatcttgtctggctttacactgattagccaatgtcacgtttatagttatttacaagttagggaaactatatatgtataagtatggacttcgtctgtgccggcgcccgccgacatacacgcggcgcctctttagagcgcttcccagtcagttccaccagcaatTAACACCAGCAGAAcccaaaaaccggccacttctaacaaaaaaacactcccaaaaagtcacaacacgcgcgccagcaaacgccaccacagacgaagtctcatAATCGTTTAATAAACATAAGGTACATTGAATTTTATTAGAAAGAAAAAGACAAATCAATTtgaaacatttatttaataaaatcaatgcATATTTCAAAATGCAAAACTTACAATTTGGAACAGGCACTACATTGGcagtgcttttattttattcaaagtctTGAGTGCAACTTTTTGCTTAAAAACTAGCTCACTTAACTGTCAATATTGTATGAGAAAATTAATAGCATTACTagctgacctctactaatataaGTACGCTGGACATGCTTTTGCCAGCTAGTTTCTGAAGTAACTTGATTACCCGCCATTTTGCCACTGATAACAGTAGTGTTGTTGTACTACCTAAATGTTAGTAATGAGATAATCAGCCAACATAGTGTAAACACAAGTACCATTTGACGGCAAGTGGCAATTTTAATTCCTGGTACTTGGTACACTGTGCAGCACTTTGAATCAATTcaaaaaataactgtaattTTAAAGGGCACTTATCTAGCGTACATGTCCATATCTgcgaaaacaattttttttattcactataggcaagcgcttgaccacaatcacacctgatggaaagtgatgatgtggtctaagatgggacgcgtttacctagaagttTTACATTGAAAAAAGTTCATTTAAAATTGACAGATTTCTAGTCACAAgttttttagcttttttttgatgaaaaaaTAAGCTATATTACTCAAAAAATTACACTCAAGGCTATTATGAGGTActttaaaatctaaaaactTTAAACTATTATAGAGTAGAGAATCAAAAGAAgagttactttaaaaaaaaattaaaaagatttcgACGTCTTATAGATTACATTAAATttaaacctatttaaaaataaatatacagtTTTAATGGAAAAGATGATTTGGTCACTTTTTTCCAGACTTTTTTATGCCACCACTGACCAAGGGGCCTTTCTGAGATGCCTTTGCTTTTGCttcctgaaaaaaaatatctatattatcatctatactaattttattaagaggaaggttttgtttgtttttaattgaTACACTCTGAAACTTTAATAGCCTATTGAACCAATTTTAAGTTCTTTATAATCCTTTAGGATTAAatgttttctataatatttacatacattttatagatttttctCATTCACGGGAACTTTTGTTCTTTTTGAGAAACATAAACTCTTTAAATATAACATATTTTGacctgatttttaacccccaacccaaaaagaggggtgttataagtttgacgtgtgcatcagtgtgactgtgtatctgtctgtggcatcgtagctcctaaactaatgaactgattttaatttagttttttttgtttaaaaggtggcttgatcaagcgtgtttttagccataatccaagaaaatcagttcagccgtttgaaagttatcagctcttttctagttactgtaaccttcacttgtccagggtgttgtaaatttttaatttacacttgtagttattAGGTACAACAGTATTATGCCATGAAGTCAAATTATGTCATACAATATtggaacttttttttaaaattctgttagcccttgactgctatctcacctgatggtaagtgatgaagcaatctaagatggaagcgggctaacatggAAACAATGGGTGGGGGGAGGCGAGGCAGTTATGTTGAACCCATACCCTTGATtggtttctagtttctacacTGCATGGAAGCCTCCCAATGTAAAGTCTTAAATTGcctctgccaggaatcgaacccggaaccttcCACTTATCCACAGCCCTTACCACTTCGCCAAGGAGGTCGTCACTCACTTGGACctcgagtttttttttcttttgacttACATTTAAAGCTTTCTCCTGCTCTTTTAGCTTCTGTTTGAGggctacatcgtcatcatccaGTTCCTTTGCGTTCTTCTTTGGAGCCTTCAAGGGCTTCTTTTTACCACCTTCACGGCCAGACATCTGTGAAGTTGGATAGATATCAGAATAGAGAAGAACTAGAATTACCACAtggaaattatttgattttccaggataaaaagtaacctgtgcccatctctgggatgcaagttatttctgtagcaaatgtcaaaattggttaaacagatgggccgtgaaaattagcagacagacagacacactttcacatttataatattagtgtttgTTAATCTtaataatcctaatcctaatatcctACTAACATtgcaaatgtgaaagtgtggatgtttggatgttttttactcaatcacgcaaaaactactggacagatttggctgagatttggaatggagatagattataccctggattaacacataggctactttttatcccagaaaattaaagagttcccgcgggattttgcaaaatgtaaatccacgcggacgaaatcgtgggtatcagctagtatattataaaaggaaaaggtgactgactgactgatctatcaatgcacagttcaaactactggatagatcaggctgaaatttggcatgcagataggctatgatgtagacatctgctgatttttgaaaaatcaactGCTATgagggtgaaataggggttagATATTTGTGTAGTTTATGTGGATAAGCCAGAAGGTAGTAAAATATAACTTAAGTACAGTGTATGATGCACTGCCAAGATatttaaaattgtcttttaaatACTTATCTATGTGAAcaacaaattaatattgcatttGGCGTTAAACAACGTAAATATCTTGAGTTACGTCGGTCTGAACAAATGCGTTTCCATAAATTTCATGAAAGGAAGGTATATACAGGTAAGTACAATAATTTAAGAAGGTAaggtattttaaaaacgtaggtaagtaattacttaataatataaccCGCTACTGCTGTTGCACAGTCGGGTGAAAAGGCAAATATTCATTGTGCAGTACTGATTAAAGTTGTACCTATAAAAACACCACCACAAAATCGGCTTCATAGCGGTAGGAATATGGAAAGAAATTGTGTCGTGAATGCAACTTTGAAATATAGTTTTGCATGCAAACATGTATTGTACTGCCTTGACATGAATATTGAATACGCAACAATAAAATTGCTTTTAGGAGAGAAATACCTAATAAATTGTTAgtgtaaagaaaaaattaaacaatactCATAACCTAACTGCATGATTCGGGCGATACTTCATAATAAAGTTATACTTAgtctattttttattgttataaaacgaatagtaataaaagtaatgataATAACTTACATTGAACAAAGTGTACGATTACAGAAATGAAAATCGAAATCGAAAATTTATCACACTAGGATTTCAGCTTTTAGTTT
The DNA window shown above is from Maniola jurtina chromosome 27, ilManJurt1.1, whole genome shotgun sequence and carries:
- the LOC123878994 gene encoding translation machinery-associated protein 7 homolog, translated to MSGREGGKKKPLKAPKKNAKELDDDDVALKQKLKEQEKALNEAKAKASQKGPLVSGGIKKSGKK